Sequence from the Paenibacillus tundrae genome:
CATCTTCCGTATCTACAAGACCGTCTAGGCATTGATGCTGGTCAAACGTTACGTATCGATGTAGTACTGGAAGATGCTGCTCATGTCAGAGGACAGATTGTTGATGCTAGTGGGAATCCGGTAGCAGGCGTCAAAGTTAGTGGGTACACAGAACGAGCCACAACCGATGCTCAGGGACATTACTTACTTAAACGGATTCCAACAGGATCAATTACAATCGTTGCGGAAGCAGCTGGTTATCCCAAACATAGTAAATTAGCAAATTTAACTCCGGGAGATCATAATACCGTCGATTTTGTATTACGCGTGAACCAAGATATTCAGCCTCCAGTTACCAAGTATCGTCTGGTACCATTAACAGAAACGATTAATGGAAAGCTATATATTGTTGGCTTTACGTTTAGATTGCAAGCCACGGATGAAGCTAACGGATCAGGCGTAAAGATAACGCAATATCGTTACAATAGCGGAGAATGGATGACCTATAATGGTCCTGTTAAATTTTATGCAAATGACGTAAAGTTGGTGGAATACTACAGCACGGATGTGGCAGGGAATGCGGAGAAAATGAATAAAATGGACTTTGTAAATGGTATCTTTGAAGGTGCCGGCTCGTACTAAGTGGCTCTTACTAGAAACCGTAGGAACGTTGACAGTTAAATAGGTGTGAGTAGATCGATGCTTTTAATCTCTGCATTCCTCTCGAGGGGGCAGGATTGAGAGCATCTTTTTTTATGAGAATAGGAGATAGAAGATGAGGAGATCCATAGCGGTCAGCTTTTTTGAATCTGGAGAACAGAACGATGTATAATAAAGAAGCAACTTAACAGGTTGTTTTATATCAAATCATATGCTTGGCTTACAAGCTGTTACACCATAATTTAAACAAGAAAGCCTAGGAGGTTATGTTATGAGCAAATCAATTCAGACAGGAAACGCGGTCATTGAGGCGATTAAAAATCGCCGAACGGTCAAAAAATTCAAAAAAGACGCGGTGCCAACAGATAAAATTATTGAATTATTAGAAGCAGCCGTATGGGCTCCTAATCATAAACTGCGCGAACCTTGGCGGTTCCTTTTATTTACTGGGGATGGCCGCAAAAAGCTAGCTCAGGCAATTGATGCTGAGATGGGAGAGGACAATAAATTCTCAGCTAATATTAAGCAGGTTCCTGCGGTGATGTTGGTTGTACTGGAAGAGGATCCGCGCCAAAATATTTGGGATGAGGATTTTGCTGCGGTTAGCGCGCTCGTACAGAACTTTTTACTTGCAGCCTGGAGTGAAGAGATTGGCACATTCTGGGTAACGAAACCATTTTTATATGCTCCCAAATTTCGTAAACCACTCGGCATTGAAGCAGACGAAAAGATTATTGGCATGATCTATATGGGGTACCCGGATGTTATTCCTTCAGCTAAAGAACGTACATCTGCAAAAGAAAAGCTGACTCTATTTGAATAATCTATTTTCATAACGTACGTTATGTTAAGTTGTAACTATTTTGTCGACGTTTGGTGAAGAATGAGGTGATACGAATCGCCCCAATTTACGCTACATTTCCTTATACATGGGAATGCTACATAGGTTGAACTTATCCGTTTATAGCAGAAACAAGACCCTAAGGACAGTTGTTTGTTTTCTTGGGTTGGGGCCGTAAACGTGTGTTCATTCAATCTATAAGCAAGCGTAAATGGGGCTATTTGTAATGTTTGAGTTAAACCATCTCTAATCACAAAGTGGATTACGGCATTCTTTTTAAAAGATTTTAAGATCCAACTGACGATATTGAATGGCTTCAGCCACATGCGCAGTGACCACTTCACC
This genomic interval carries:
- a CDS encoding carboxypeptidase-like regulatory domain-containing protein, with translation MFMSKCSKWISRSFMLGFFMILLSVVYAGTSYALEQEGVSSTAQENDAQPPAIIYGKITDREGYSVPYAKVDYELYYRGDTTKHSLVADENGNYRFEAVVEDYTDLTLYVEADGFITYASYRQYQNYTLSPGDEVNINVSLYEPSTIVGTVTDPAGQPIPGAAIKVTSITDRVIQTDANGRYTVTGIDYDYNANIAIWIDSPDHLPYLQDRLGIDAGQTLRIDVVLEDAAHVRGQIVDASGNPVAGVKVSGYTERATTDAQGHYLLKRIPTGSITIVAEAAGYPKHSKLANLTPGDHNTVDFVLRVNQDIQPPVTKYRLVPLTETINGKLYIVGFTFRLQATDEANGSGVKITQYRYNSGEWMTYNGPVKFYANDVKLVEYYSTDVAGNAEKMNKMDFVNGIFEGAGSY
- a CDS encoding nitroreductase family protein; the encoded protein is MSKSIQTGNAVIEAIKNRRTVKKFKKDAVPTDKIIELLEAAVWAPNHKLREPWRFLLFTGDGRKKLAQAIDAEMGEDNKFSANIKQVPAVMLVVLEEDPRQNIWDEDFAAVSALVQNFLLAAWSEEIGTFWVTKPFLYAPKFRKPLGIEADEKIIGMIYMGYPDVIPSAKERTSAKEKLTLFE